In Myxococcales bacterium, the DNA window CGTGAACGCGGGGACGTCTTTCACCTCGACGTTCTGCCCGAAGCGCAGGTTCACCCACGCGGGCTCCTTGCGCGAGGCCGAGTCGACCACGAGCTCCCCCACCGCCGTGGACACCATGCCGAGCACCTGCTCCCCCTCGATCTCGAAGGGCACGATGAGCGCGGGGCCGGCCTGCGGCATGTCGACCGCGGCGAGCAGGCCACCTTCCATCGCGAACGGGTGCCGCCCGTGCCCGCGGCGCGCGAGCTTGGCGACGTCACGCGCCCACGGATCTTTGACCTGCGGGTCGCGGAGCATGGCCTCGAGCTCGTCGGCCGCCTGCTCCATGTCGCCGAGGTACCAGAGGGCGCGGCCCCGAACGGCGTGCGCGTCGGTCGCGTCGAGGCCTTCTGTGAGCTTCGCGGCCTTGGTGAAGTCGAGCTTGGCGAGCGCCACACGTGCCGCAAGTACCCGAATTTCAACGTCTTTCGGGGCGACCTGGATGCCGCTGTCGCACGCCTGGGCGGCGTCGTCGAAGTCTCCCGAGCGGTAGCTGGCCTTGGCGCGGAGCTGCCATTTCTCCGCGACGGGAGAGCGCGCGCCGGGCCCCTCGACCGTGGGGCCGCACGCCGTGCCGGAGAGGGCCGCCCCGGCGAGGGCGAGGGCGAGCGAGAGGGAGCGAAGGGGCAAAAGGCGCATGATTTCCGTGGGTGGCCCGCGGAGTCGCGCGCCTGGCTGGGCCGTCGGGGACGGCGGTCAGGGCGAGTGGGTAGGCCGAACGGCCGAATCTCGCAATCTTGAAGGGAGCGCGAGGCGATTCGGCACGCGACGAGGACGGTGGGGTGCGCCCGTTCAGGGCTCTTCGGCCGGCTCGGCCCGCACCACGCGGTCGAGCCGCAGGGTGACCCGCGCGCGCCCCGGGAGCGTGTACCCGAGAGCGCGGGGAGGATCGGCCTCGAGCTCCAGCGCGGTGACACGCACCACCATCTCGCGGATGGGACGGCCCGCCCCACGCGACGCGACCTTCACCGGCGCGCCCGACTCGGCCGCCGCTTGGAGCTGCGCGACGATGGCCGCGCGCGCTCTCTCGGAGTGGATGCGTGTCTCCCAGAGGTCTTTCGCGGACGTGGGCTTCAGCACCTCGCAGCAGCGCGCGAAGATGTCGCGGAGCGCGCGCACGTCGCCCGAGGCCCGGTGCGCCGCGTCGCACGGCAGGCCGAAATGCGCGCGGAGCGCGACGAGCGAGTGGTTCGGCAGGAGGAAGCTCCGCCGCGAGAGCGCGAGGGTGTCGACCCAGTGCTCGAGCTCCATCGGGTGCCCGGCGCGCTCGAGCTCCTGCCGCAGAAAACGTGCGTCCCACGGGGCCGCATGCGCGACCGGGACGGCTCCCTCGAGGATGCGCCGCACGTCGCCCGCGATCGTCTCGAAAGGCGGCGCGCCCGCGAGCACCTCCGCCGAGAGCCCGTGCACCTCCGAGGCGCCCCCGGCGCGATCGTCCCCGGGCCACACGAGGGACTCGACGCGGTCGACGCACACACCTCCGACCACACGCTCGATGCACACCTCGACGACCCGATCCCGAGCGAGCTCGAGCCCGGTCATCTCGAGATCGAGGAACGCGAGCGGGACCTCGTCGAGCGGCCTCTCCCAGAGCTCTCCTTGCGGTTCGTCCTTCCCCACCGCGAAAGCCCCCTTATGCGCGCTCGATGGTCATGGCTATACCTTGACCGACGCCGACACAAAGCGCAGCCATACCGCGCTTTTTTCCGGTCCTCGCGAGGGCATGGGCCAACGTGACGAGGATTCGGCAGCCGCTCGAGCCGATCGGGTGGCCGAGGGCGATGGCGCCTCCCTGCACGTTCACCTTCGCCGGGTCGAGCTCGAGCCCACGGACACACGCGATCGACTGGGCCGCGAAGGCCTCGTTGAGCTCGACGAGGTCGAGGTCCCCGACGGACCACCCGGCGCGCGAGAGGGCCTTTTTTCCGGCCTCGATGGGCCCCTCTCCCATGAGGCTCGGGGAGAGGGCCGTGGTCGCGTACGAGACGATGCGGGCGAGCGGCACGAGCGACTCGCGCGCGAGCGTGGCCTCGTCGACCACGCAGACGAGGCTCGCGCCGTCGTTGAGGGGAGAGCTGTTGCCCGCCGTCACCGTGCCTTCCTTCTTGAAGACGGGGCGCAGCTTGGCGAGGCCTTCGATCGTCACGTCGCCGCGCACGGACTCGTCGGTGGCGAACGACTCTTCTTGGCCCTTCCCCTTAGCCGACGGGACGGGCACCGGGCAGAGCTCGGCGGCGAAATGCCCCTCGGCCCACGCCGCGGCTGCTTTTTTCTGCGACGCGAGCGCGAACTCGTCTTGCTCCTCGCGCGAGATCTTCCACTTCTCGGCGACGTTCTCGGCCGTCTCGCCCATGCTCTCGAGCGGGAAGCGCGCGGCCATCTTCGGGTTCTCGAAGCGCCACCCGAGGCTCGTGTCGAACACCTTGGGGGCCGAGCGCGCGAAGGGCTCGTCGGCCTTGCCGAAGACGTACGGGGCGCGGGTCATGCTCTCGACGCCACCCGCGAGCACGGTGTCCGCGTCTCCCGTGGCGATGCGGCGGGTCGCGTCGCACACGGCCTCGAGGCCCGAGCCGCAGAGGCGGTTCACGGTGACCGCGGGCACCTCGTACGGGAGCCCCGCGAGCAGGGCGGCCATGCGCGCGACGTTGCGGTTGTCCTCGCCGGCCTGGTTCGTGGCGCCGAAGACGACGTGGTCCGTGCGCGACGCGAGGAACGGGTGGCGCGCGACCGCCTCACGAACGAGGAGCGCGGCCAAGTCGTCGGCGCGCACCGGGGAGAGAGAGCCGCGGTGACGACCGATCGGCGTGCGAATGGCGAGGGCGAGATAGGCAGAACGAAGCGACATCGCGCGGGAGGCTTTCATCCCTTTTCGTCCGCGAGAAGCGAAAAACGCGCGAGCCTGCGCGGACGGCGCGCGACGCCGATCGTTCGGAGGTCAAAAGGCCCATGACCTCCGGAGGTTGGCGTCAGCGCACCCGATCGATCGTGAGCGTCCCGTTGATGGTCGCGTCGAGGCTCGCGCGCTCGTTGGCCGTGCAGATGTCGATGCGCGAGGTCCACTTGCCCTTGAAGGCGCCGCCGGTGTCGACCACACGAAACTCGATCGTGCGGCCGTACTTTCGTTCGAGCTCGTGGATGCGGAGCTTCGTGCCGTACGGGAAGGCCTTGGCGTCCATGGCGACCGAGACGTAGTCCGCCTTGCCGGCGAGGTACTGCTGGAGCGTGCGCAGCGGCTTTCCACGGCGATCGACGAAGCCCCCCTCGAGCGGGCTCGCGTCAGGGTAGTAGCCCGTCCCCCGCGCGGTGAAGCGGGTCGCCGTGCTGAAGGCCTCCGCGCTCTCGCCGACGGCGTCGTCGTCGACGTCGACGTCCGATGCTTCGGCAGCACACCCCCGGAGCCGAGCGCGACGAGCAACGAACCTACGAGAGCGAGACGGAGAGCGGCCATGGGAGACTCCTCGGTGGGGGGCGTCACGACGACGCCGACGAGTCTCCCCTATCCACGCGCCGTGCCACACTCGAAACATGAGCCGTTACGGCATGTTACGCGCTTCGATACGGGCCCGAAGAGGCGCCCGGGATCCACGCCACGAGGACCGAGAGCGTCCCGCGCGGGTGCGATCGTCAGCAGGCCGAGCCACCCGGGAAGAGCCCTCGCACGAGCTCCTCGCAGGTGGCGTGGAGCACACCGAACGAGAAGTTTCCGTAGAGCATCGTGCGCCCACCGTCGAAGACGAACGTCGGTGAGCCCTGGATCTTGAGGCGGTCCTTCTCGTTCGCGTCTTCCCACACCATCGCGATGGCCGAGCCGTCGTCGAGGCGCGCTTCGATCGGCGCGCGGGGGATGCCGAGGCCTTCGGCGACCTCGAGCTGCACGTCGCGCCGCGCGATGTTCTTTTCGCGGACGAAGAACGCCTCACGGAGCGCGAGCTGGTACGACGGGCCGACGCGCGATCCCTCCCCTTCGGGCAGCGCGAAGACGGCCTTGATGGCGGCCGACGGCGCCCACGACGACGCGGGCATCACGCGCCAACACTCGCCCGACACGTCGGTGCGACCGGCCTGCTCGGCGATGCGGCGCGTGGCGGAGATGCGCCCCTCGACGCCATCTTTTGCCCATGGGCCTTGCTCGAACCGCCAAGGCACGCTGCCGAACACGGGCACGATGCGGTAGTCGACCTCGACGTGCGCGCCCATCTCGGAGAGCAGCCGCTCGAGCTTCGCCTGCGCGACGAGAGCCCACACACACAACGGATCCGTGAAGTAGCTCACGGCGAGCTTCTTCGTCATGGCACGCTCCTCTCGTTCTCCACCCCACCTTCGGCGATGGCGCCACCCTCGTCGTGGACGAGCGGCAGGCGACGCTTCGCCACCACCGGCTTCGCCTCGAAGTGCTTCTCCCGAGCTACCGGCGCGAGCGGCCTCACGTGGGCGGGCCTCGCGTTCCAGGCGTCGCGGACCTCGGGGTCGAGCAGGTGCGAGGGGCGCACGTTGCCGAGCGCGGCGTGCATCGTGGCCCGGAGCGTCGGGTTCTCGCGCTCGAGCGTCGTGAGCAGCTCGGCCACGCGCTCGCGCCGAAGCCCCTCTTGGGAGCCGCACAGGTTGCACGGCAAGATGGGGAACCCCTTCTCCGCGGCGAACGCGGCGATGTCGGCCTCGGCGCAGTCGACGAGGGGGCGAATCACCTCGAAGCGCCCGTCGTCGGTGCGGAACTTCGCGGGCATCGCCTGGAGCTTGCCCCCATAAAAGAGGTTCAAGAGGAACGTCTCGATGCCGTCGTCGCGGTGATGCCCGAGCGCGATCTTGGTGCACCCGAGGCGCTCGGCGGCCTCGTACAAAATGCCGCGGCGGAGGCGCGAGCAGAGCGAGCAGGTGGTGGCGCCCGGCGCGAGCTTCTCTTTCACGACCGAGTAGGTGTCCTCCGAGAGGATCTCGAAGTCGACCCCGCTCGCCTCGAGGTACGCGACGAGCGCGCGCCCGTCGTAGCCGGGCTGACGTTGATCGAGGTGCACGGCGACGAGCGACACCGGAAACCCCATGGCGTGCGCGTGCTGCCGCAAAAAATAGAGGAGCGCGTGGCTGTCTTTGCCCCCCGAGACGGCCACGAGCACGCGGTCCCCGGGCTCGAGCAACGCGTGCGTCCTGCACGTACCGAGGATCGTGCGCGCGAGGTGTCGCTCGAGGCGCTTCGCGTCGCTCGCCATGGCTCAGAACGCCACGCGCCCCGTGAGCCACACGGGGGCGGTCGCGGCCCTCTTGGCCTCGGCCTTGGGCGACGTCGTGAAGTAGAGCACCGTGGTGACGACGCCCGCGACGATCGCCACGCCCGCGACGATGTCGGTGGCGAGCGTGAGCGTCTTCACGTCGGACCGCGCGGACTCCATTTCCTGGGGAGTTACGCCGAATTGGCCCGCCTTGTCGTCGAGGGAGCCCTTCGCCCCGAGCGAGAGGCCGCCGAGCACACCGGCCCCCGCGGCGAGGGCCACGGTGCTCACGACGCCGATGTAGAAGGGCGTACGCGAGGGCTGCTCGACACGATCGGGAGCGGGCGCGAGCGGCGCGGGGGCACGAGCAGGCTCCGGAGGCGGCGCGACGACGACCGGGGCAGGTGGCGGGGCCACGGTCGGCTCGGCGAGCTCGAGGGTCACGTCGAGGTTGTCGCCGCTCGCCACGTCGACCACCTTGGTGGCCGGGAGGAGCGGAGAGAGCGTCGCGCTGAATTTGTGACGGCCGGCGCCCACGACGAGCGGCTCTTTGAGCGGGCTCTTGCCCACGACGACGTCGTCGACCGCGATCTCGGCGCCCTCTTTGTTCACGCCGACGCGCACGTGCGCGATGAGCGAGGCGAGGCGCGTGACCTCTTTCTCGACCTCTTTGCGGCGCGCCGCGGGCACGTCTTTGGCGCCTTCGGAGAGGTATTTCTGAAAGGCCGAGAGCGCACAGGAGTAGTCCTGGAGCTCGAGGCAGGTCTGCCCGATGTTGTATTGGACCTTGAAGCTCGGCGCGATCTCGTAGGCCTTCTTGAACTCGATGAGCGCGGCGCGAAAGTCCGTGTCTTTGAAGAGGGCGACGCCCCGCGTGAAGTGCGTGCGCCCCTCTTCTTGGGCCTTGGCCGTCGGGGGCTCGGCGTGCGCGGGGCGCGCGAGGGTGACCGTCGCGGAGAGGCAAGCGAGCGTGAGCGCGGCGTAAATGGGCTTCATTTGTAGGGGTCCGTGTCGTCGATGTCGCGCTTCGGTTTCTTGGGTCGGCCCGTCGGGAGCGCCGGGGCCTCGGCCTGACCTTGAGGCAACGCCTCGAGCGTCACGAGGATCTCCGGGCCATCGGACGCGGCGATCGTGCGCTCGGCCGTGCGGAAGCCCGAGGCTTGCACACGCACCTTGTGGGCGCCCGCGTCGAGCTCGCCTTCGAACGGGTTCGTAGCGGGCACTCCGTCGACGAAGACGAGCGCGCCCTTCGGCACCGTCGTGATCTTGGCGCGAAAGCCCTTCTCGGCCACGGGCGCGGCCGACGACGGAGGCGCGGCCGGCTCCTTGGTGACGAGCGAAGGGGAGGCCGAAGGTTTGGGCTCTTCGGTGGCTGGCGCCTTCGTGCCCGTCGCGCGGCCCGCGAGGACGGCGAGCACCGCGACGACGGTGACCACACCGACCGCCCCGCCGACGAGGGCCCAGGGTTTCTTCTTTTCGGCCTCGGGCGGCACCGTCCCCGCGAGCGGAGCGGCGGCCGACGTGGGGCCCGTGGGCTCGACGGACGTGGGACCGGGGCGAGAGCCCGAGCCCGAGCCCGCTCCCGCGCCCGAGCCCACGCCCGACGTGGAGGCCTGGCTCACACGAAGCGACGGGATCGAGCCCGACGTCTCCAGCGCGCGCATGCCCTCTTCGACCACACGGCGCACCTTCGAGCGGTCGTCCTTGAAGGGCGACTCGAGGCACGCGGCGACGGCGCGCGCGTCTCCCCCACCGACCTTGGCGAGGTACCCCTCGATGGCCTCTTGCATCGCGGCCGCGGTGGGGTAGCGATCGTCCGGCGCGAGGGCCATCGCGCGCTCGCAGATGGCGAGGAGCTCTTCGGGAGCGTCCTTCGCAACCTCTCGGATCTTCGGGTCTTTTCCGTGCATGCGGCGCGCGAGCACGGCCACCTCGTCGTCCGTCCGGGCGACGAGGCGCTTTTGCGCGAGCAGCTCCCAGAGCATCACGCCGACCGCGAACACGTCGGCGCGGCGATCGATCGCGCCGCCCGTGACCTGCTCGGGCGCCATGTAGCCGGCCTTGCCCTTGATGACGCCGCTCTTCGTCTCGCCGACGGAGAGCGTGCCTTTGGCGATCCCGAAGTCGAGGATCTTGGAGAAGCCGCCGTAGAGCACGAACACGTTCTGCGGGCTCACGTCACGGTGCACGAGGCCGAGGGGGCGGCCGTCGAAGTCGCAGAGCTCGTGGGCGTAGTGGAGGCCGGCGAGGGAGTCGGCGAGCACGCGGAGCCCCACGGCGAGCGACAGGGCGTCTCGCCCCACACGCGTCAGCACCGAAGAGAACGCCTGCCCCTCGAGGTACTCCATGGCGATGAAGATGCGCCCGTCCGGATCCTCGCCGACCTCGTACGTGTGCACGACGTTCGGGTGGTTGAGGCGCGCGGCGACGCGGGCCTCGTCGAGGAACATGCGACGAAACTCGGGGTCTTCGGCGATCTCGGTGCGGAGCGTCTTGATGACGAGGAGCTTCTGAAAACCGCCGGTGCGCTGGGAGATCGCGAGGAACACGCGCGCCATCCCGCCCGAGCCCAAGCTCGCGACGAGGCGGTAATCGCCGATGGTGCGCGGATCTTCGGTCACGGCGTGGGCACCATGTTCAAGATGGTGACCGAGCCCCTCTTCACGAGCACCGAGTACGAGCCCGTGCGCTTGTTGCCTTGCGCGGGGATGGTCGTCTCGATCGAGATGATGCCCGACGGGAGGTTCAAGAACCCCGCGTTGCCGGACGGGTCCGTCTCTTTGCGGGTGACGGTCGGGGTGTCGTTGCCCTCGTAATAGTACTGCACGGTCTTCGGGTCGTTCTGGACGGCCTTCACCGAGACGCCGCCCACGGGAGCGAACTTGCAGTCGGTCACGAGGCCGAAGATGTGGCCGAGGTTCGGGTCGGTCGACGTCTTCACCTGCGCGAGCAAGAAGTCGAGCTCCGCGATGCTGACGGCGATGGGCACCTTGGCGAGCTCGGGCTCCGTGACGAGGTCCGAGTCCTTATCGGGCGGAGGGTAGACCGCGTAGATCGTGGGGGCCATGTCTCGGAACGAGTCGGGCCCGGTCGGCATGTGCAGGTAGCCGCGGAAGTGTTTGGGCAAGTCGAGCACGACGTCGCCCTTCGCGTCGGTCTCGGCCTGCGCCACCGGCGAGTTGCACTCCGGATCGAGGGACGCGCACGCCTTCACCTTGAGCCCGACGATCGGCGTCGCGCTCACGAGCCGGCGGAACCGCTCGCGGAATTTCACCTTCTCGGTGCCGCTCTGGGGTGGCCACTGCACGTTGCCGAGGCAGCCCCACTTCGGGTCGACCGGGGTCGCGTCGACGCTCGCATCGACGCCTCCGTCGGTCGTGACGACGGTCGGCGCGGTGCACAGGTTCTCTTGGCAGCGTGTGCCCGCGAACGCGCCGCCGCGGGAGGTGCAGTCGGCGTCGGACGAGCACTGGACCACGTCCGACGACACGAGGGCTTGGCACGCCGCGACGAGCGAGACGAGAGCGGCAGCCGACAGGGCCGAACGGAGCACACGGCGAAGGGACATCGCCTCCACGGTACCACCGTCACTTGCCCGCGAAAAGGAAACGGGGCGCAGGAAAGCATCCGAAACCCCTCGAGAAGCCGCACCTTTTGCGGCCCGGTTGGCTCTTGCGCCCTCCCCGTTTCTCCGCCCTCACGCCGCGTCCCCGCGCGATACGATCCCGCTGGTCGAGCTTCCCTCGAGAGGGCACCCTTGGAGAGTGACGTCGCATCCTCTCGCTCGTGTCGCGCGGCGTGGTCGGCTCGGCCTCGTCGCGTCGGTGATCGCGGTCGCGGTCGCGGGTGCGCTCGGGTGCGAGGGCGAGACCGCGGCGATCGCGGAGCGCCCCGAGCGCCTCACGAGCGACGTCGGCACGGACGACGTGTCGTTCCTCTATCCCCTCGCCGTTCCGCACGCGCAGCGCGTCGAGCTCCTCGGCACGACCACCGCAGGCCCACGCGGCGCGCTCCTCCCGAGGGACCTCTACGACGGCCTCCCCGGCCTCGACGTGCTCACGCCGAACGGCGATCTCTACACGCTCTTTCGTGTCGTATCTGTCCGGATCGACCCATGTTTTCCGGGCCTAGGTGTGCCGGACGAGGCCGCCTGCAAGAACCAGGTGCGGCTCGTCATGCAGCCCGTCCTCCCGAAGCCGGGCTCGGGGCTCACCACGCAGGATCTCGCGCTCCACCTCTTCTATACGGTGACACGCGCCGAGCTCTCGAAGCTGCTCGCCGAGGTCGTGGCGCTCCGTGAGTCGAGCGGCGTCGGGGCCTACGCTGGCAACCCGCGTGTCCACCCCGTGCTCGCCGCGGGGCTCGGGGGCACGGGCGCGAAGGCGCTTCGTGAGTCGCTGCTCGCCGTCGCCGGGCGGTCGACGCTCACGCGGGTCACGTTCATGGGGCTCGAGCACGTCGGGCTCGCGTGGCGCTTCGGTGGCTTCGAGGTCGAGGGGAAGGGCCTCGTGCCCATCACGATCCCGAGCGCGAAGACCACGGTGCAGTCGTTCGTGAACCGCGACATCGAGGGCCGCACGTTCGAGGCGGCCGAGGCGTTCCCTTCGACCGACAGCATGGCCAAGCTCGCCCTCTTCTTCGACAAGAAGCGGCTCGAGGCGGCCTCCCCCGAGGAGCTCACGAGCTCCCTCGCCATGCTCTATCGGCTGGAGAGCCCGAAGGCCCACTCCCCCGACACGGTCGACTGCGTGAGCTGCCACGTGGCCCACGCGGCCGAGTCGTACGCGGCTTCGGTGAGGCCGCTCGTAGGCGCCGAGTCGGAGCGGTACGTCTCCCCTCGAGGCGGAGAGGTCACGCGCGATCGCCCATTCGCCACGAACGAGCTCCGCGCCTTCGGCTATTTCGGAGATCGCGCCTCGGTGAGCCCACGTGTGAGCCAAGAGACCGCCGAGGTGGTGGCCCACGTGAATCGTGTGGTGAAGAGCGCGCGGTAGAACGAGCGTGCCGCTCACTTCCCCCCCACCCCGTCACAAAACCCTCGCCATCGAAGGCGCCTGGCCGTAGCCCTACGCCACTCGTGGAGCACGGGTCCACGGGGGGAGCAAATTCTATGGCCAAAGGGTATTCCAAGCAGGTCTCCGACCGCGCGAAGGCCTCGCGTGCGCTCGCGCAGACCATCGAAACGAACGCGACTGCCATCGTCCAGGGCGTGAAAGCCGCACTCGACGCGAAGGGCGCCAAAGCCCCCGACGTGGGGCCGCTCCTCGCGGCGTTGGGCTCACTCGTCACGGTGCGCTCCGATGCGCTCTCTGCCGCCGACCAGGCGCACGAGCTCGAGATGGCAGACGACCAAGCCCCTCGCGAGGCACGCGACGCCGCCACCGAGAAGAGCCGCGAGACGTTGATCGATCTGCGCGCCGCCCTCGCGGGCACGTACGGCAACGCGTCGCTGTCGAAGGTCGGTCTCTCCGGGCCCGCTCCGCAAGATCCTCAGGCGCTCCTCGCGTACGGTCGCAAGGTGCAGGAGAGCCTCGCGCAGGTGAAGCTCGGCGCGCCGAAACGAAAGGGCGTGCAGGTCGACCTCAAGGTGTTCGGCAAGGAGCTCGACACACAGCTCGACGCGCTCGAATCGGCATTGAAAGACGTCGCCCGGGAGACTCGCGAAGGCCAAGCCACGCAAGCCGCCAAGGCCAAGGCCCTCGACGAAAACGACAGGGCCTTCCAGCGCTCGGGCGCCCTCGTCGAAGCCCTCGCCCGCCTCGCCGGGCTCGACGAAGTGGCCGACCGCGCCCGCCCCTCGGCCCGCAGCCCCGGCCTCCGCGAAGACGACGAGCCCGAGCCCACACCAGACCCCGAGCCGGCCTGAGCGGAACAAAAAGGCGAGGTTTTTCGAGCCCTTGGTCGAAAGGCCTCGCCGCACGACCCGAACTAGGACGCGGCGCGTTACACGGACTAAGATCGCGTCAATTTTTCGAAAACACCCGTCCTTAAGGGTTAGGAACGCCTCTTTTTCGCGCGAAGGGGCGATCTTAAGGGTTAGGAACGCCTGTTTTTGCCCGGAAGGGGCGTTCCTAAGGCTTAGGAGCGCCCCTTTTTCGCCGGGAGGGG includes these proteins:
- a CDS encoding tetratricopeptide repeat protein produces the protein MRLLPLRSLSLALALAGAALSGTACGPTVEGPGARSPVAEKWQLRAKASYRSGDFDDAAQACDSGIQVAPKDVEIRVLAARVALAKLDFTKAAKLTEGLDATDAHAVRGRALWYLGDMEQAADELEAMLRDPQVKDPWARDVAKLARRGHGRHPFAMEGGLLAAVDMPQAGPALIVPFEIEGEQVLGMVSTAVGELVVDSASRKEPAWVNLRFGQNVEVKDVPAFT
- a CDS encoding 3'-5' exonuclease — encoded protein: MGKDEPQGELWERPLDEVPLAFLDLEMTGLELARDRVVEVCIERVVGGVCVDRVESLVWPGDDRAGGASEVHGLSAEVLAGAPPFETIAGDVRRILEGAVPVAHAAPWDARFLRQELERAGHPMELEHWVDTLALSRRSFLLPNHSLVALRAHFGLPCDAAHRASGDVRALRDIFARCCEVLKPTSAKDLWETRIHSERARAAIVAQLQAAAESGAPVKVASRGAGRPIREMVVRVTALELEADPPRALGYTLPGRARVTLRLDRVVRAEPAEEP
- a CDS encoding thiolase family protein translates to MSLRSAYLALAIRTPIGRHRGSLSPVRADDLAALLVREAVARHPFLASRTDHVVFGATNQAGEDNRNVARMAALLAGLPYEVPAVTVNRLCGSGLEAVCDATRRIATGDADTVLAGGVESMTRAPYVFGKADEPFARSAPKVFDTSLGWRFENPKMAARFPLESMGETAENVAEKWKISREEQDEFALASQKKAAAAWAEGHFAAELCPVPVPSAKGKGQEESFATDESVRGDVTIEGLAKLRPVFKKEGTVTAGNSSPLNDGASLVCVVDEATLARESLVPLARIVSYATTALSPSLMGEGPIEAGKKALSRAGWSVGDLDLVELNEAFAAQSIACVRGLELDPAKVNVQGGAIALGHPIGSSGCRILVTLAHALARTGKKRGMAALCVGVGQGIAMTIERA
- a CDS encoding DsbA family protein; translated protein: MTKKLAVSYFTDPLCVWALVAQAKLERLLSEMGAHVEVDYRIVPVFGSVPWRFEQGPWAKDGVEGRISATRRIAEQAGRTDVSGECWRVMPASSWAPSAAIKAVFALPEGEGSRVGPSYQLALREAFFVREKNIARRDVQLEVAEGLGIPRAPIEARLDDGSAIAMVWEDANEKDRLKIQGSPTFVFDGGRTMLYGNFSFGVLHATCEELVRGLFPGGSAC
- the ttcA gene encoding tRNA 2-thiocytidine(32) synthetase TtcA, whose amino-acid sequence is MASDAKRLERHLARTILGTCRTHALLEPGDRVLVAVSGGKDSHALLYFLRQHAHAMGFPVSLVAVHLDQRQPGYDGRALVAYLEASGVDFEILSEDTYSVVKEKLAPGATTCSLCSRLRRGILYEAAERLGCTKIALGHHRDDGIETFLLNLFYGGKLQAMPAKFRTDDGRFEVIRPLVDCAEADIAAFAAEKGFPILPCNLCGSQEGLRRERVAELLTTLERENPTLRATMHAALGNVRPSHLLDPEVRDAWNARPAHVRPLAPVAREKHFEAKPVVAKRRLPLVHDEGGAIAEGGVENERSVP
- a CDS encoding serine/threonine protein kinase, with product MTEDPRTIGDYRLVASLGSGGMARVFLAISQRTGGFQKLLVIKTLRTEIAEDPEFRRMFLDEARVAARLNHPNVVHTYEVGEDPDGRIFIAMEYLEGQAFSSVLTRVGRDALSLAVGLRVLADSLAGLHYAHELCDFDGRPLGLVHRDVSPQNVFVLYGGFSKILDFGIAKGTLSVGETKSGVIKGKAGYMAPEQVTGGAIDRRADVFAVGVMLWELLAQKRLVARTDDEVAVLARRMHGKDPKIREVAKDAPEELLAICERAMALAPDDRYPTAAAMQEAIEGYLAKVGGGDARAVAACLESPFKDDRSKVRRVVEEGMRALETSGSIPSLRVSQASTSGVGSGAGAGSGSGSRPGPTSVEPTGPTSAAAPLAGTVPPEAEKKKPWALVGGAVGVVTVVAVLAVLAGRATGTKAPATEEPKPSASPSLVTKEPAAPPSSAAPVAEKGFRAKITTVPKGALVFVDGVPATNPFEGELDAGAHKVRVQASGFRTAERTIAASDGPEILVTLEALPQGQAEAPALPTGRPKKPKRDIDDTDPYK